Genomic DNA from bacterium:
GAATTAAAGGCGAAACATCCCGCTCAGCCGGAATTCCACCAGGCAGTACAGGAAGTTGCCGAATCGTTATCACTTGTACTGGAGAGACATCCCGAATACCGCTCAGCAAAAATTCTCGAAAGAATTATTGAACCCGAAAGAGTTTTAATCTTCAGAGTTCCATGGGTTGATGATCAGGGAGAGATCCACATCAACATCGGTTACAGAATTGAAATGAACAGTGCAATTGGTCCTTACAAAGGTGGTTTAAGATTTCACCCATCTGTAAATCTTGGAATTTTAAAATTCCTTGCATTCGAACAGGTATTCAAAAATAGTTTAACCTCATTGCCGATGGGCGGTGGAAAAGGCGGATCTGATTTTGATCCCAAAGGAAAAAGTGATTTAAAGATTATGAGATTCTGCCAGGCATTTATGAGTGAATTGTTCAGGCATATTGGTCCTGATACAGATGTTCCTGCAGGAGATATCGGTGTTGGCGGAAGAGAAATTGGTTATCTGTTTGGTCAGTATAAAAAATTAAGAAATGAATTCACCGGTGTTTTAACAGGTAAAGGTTTGAACTGGGGCGGTTCATTAATTCGACCTGAAGCCACCGGTTATGGAGCCGTTTATTTTGCAGCAGAAATGTTGACAACCAAAGGACAAACACTCGAAGGAAAAACCTGTCTTGTTTCTGGCAGCGGAAATGTTGCACAATATACTATTGAGAAACTTATTGAACTTGGTGCAAAACCTGTAACACTTTCAGATTCTAACGGATATATTTATGATGAAGAAGGAATCAACAAAGAAAAACTTAACTTCATTATGGAATTAAAAAATGTGCGACGCGGCAGAATAAAAGAATATGTTGATAAATACAAAAAAGCAGTTTATAAAGATATCGATCCATACCTTGACCATAATCCATTGTGGGATCACAAAGCACAATG
This window encodes:
- the gdhA gene encoding NADP-specific glutamate dehydrogenase — translated: MSEYVKDLMAELKAKHPAQPEFHQAVQEVAESLSLVLERHPEYRSAKILERIIEPERVLIFRVPWVDDQGEIHINIGYRIEMNSAIGPYKGGLRFHPSVNLGILKFLAFEQVFKNSLTSLPMGGGKGGSDFDPKGKSDLKIMRFCQAFMSELFRHIGPDTDVPAGDIGVGGREIGYLFGQYKKLRNEFTGVLTGKGLNWGGSLIRPEATGYGAVYFAAEMLTTKGQTLEGKTCLVSGSGNVAQYTIEKLIELGAKPVTLSDSNGYIYDEEGINKEKLNFIMELKNVRRGRIKEYVDKYKKAVYKDIDPYLDHNPLWDHKAQCAFPSATQNEINWIDAQNLVKNGVYVVSEGANMPTTIEGVNIFLENKILYGPGKAANAGGVSVSGLEMSQNSMRLPWTREEVDNRLRMIMKNIHKTCVEMADRFGTPGNYVNGANIGGFLKVADAMIDQGVV